Proteins encoded within one genomic window of Spiroplasma sabaudiense Ar-1343:
- the alaS gene encoding alanine--tRNA ligase produces the protein MKKLSANAIRQTWIDFFKSKEHLFLPPVSLVPVQDPSLLWINSGVATLKPYFDGRLTPPSQRLTNSQKSIRTNDIENVGITARHQTMFEMLGNFSIGDYFKKEAILFAWELLTSPKWFDIPPEKLYITVFEDDEEAYNVWTKDIKISPDHIFKGNRSTNFWDVGQGPCGPNSEIFFDRGPSWDPKNIGPKLLKDDIENDRYIEIWNIVFSQFNNDGNNNYTELPRKNIDTGAGLERLVSIFQEAPTNFETDLFIPTIEAIENLTGRKFLYDYESAKNQNNKLNPTNTAFKVIADHIRAVTFAISDGVFPGNKDRGYIIRRLIRRSSVYGRKIGINDAFLYRLVDIVIGTMKEFYPYLIEKRNLVVEAIKTEENKFLKTLTKGQEALANILKKTKKISGKEALLLFESYGFPIELTVELANEQNAIVDEKEFQNLLEKAKEISRSSRKDLKAWDKQNELFTKLTIPSKFIGWETETCEAEIVYMFANDQVIQSANSGEVFVILNQTPFYAEKGGQAADCGLLIKGHESYTVVDVQEGPNHQNIHQVILNGSELRVGDKIFAQVDSEKRYFTMKNHSGTHILHSALREVLGKEVMQCGSYNDENGLRIDITFNRQITAEEQMKIQKVVDREIALKVPREVYFTSMDEAVNKHKALAFFTEKYDGIVRTVKFGDFSSELCGGTHVENTKIIEDLIITSVESKSAGVYRVHALTSNQAVEAFVKNVFDKIIEESRIIANKHNENKDILNDQKILEIYQKIIDLKINKDNINNLKIMSEQLKMEFKNYDKKLQDLKVNDCIKIYQNVEPKPNQKGVPQIELNVSDLGIKEMKALSDQLINKYKDLIIIICSVNKADNLLTVGVSDSLNNEYPAIDIFKNYKNLNPKGGGNKFFAQGKY, from the coding sequence ATGAAAAAATTAAGTGCAAACGCAATAAGACAAACATGAATTGACTTTTTTAAAAGTAAGGAACATTTATTTTTACCACCAGTATCATTGGTGCCTGTTCAAGACCCAAGTTTATTATGAATAAACTCAGGAGTTGCAACACTAAAACCTTATTTTGATGGACGACTAACTCCACCAAGTCAACGATTAACAAATTCTCAAAAATCAATTAGAACAAATGACATTGAAAATGTCGGTATTACAGCTCGCCATCAAACAATGTTTGAAATGCTAGGTAACTTTTCAATTGGAGATTACTTTAAAAAAGAAGCTATTCTTTTTGCCTGAGAATTATTAACTAGCCCGAAGTGGTTTGATATTCCCCCGGAGAAACTTTATATAACTGTTTTTGAAGATGATGAAGAAGCTTATAATGTTTGAACAAAAGACATAAAAATAAGTCCAGACCATATTTTTAAAGGAAATCGCTCAACAAATTTTTGAGATGTTGGACAAGGACCATGCGGACCAAACAGTGAGATCTTTTTTGATCGCGGACCTTCTTGAGACCCCAAAAATATTGGGCCTAAATTATTAAAAGATGATATAGAAAATGACCGCTATATTGAAATTTGAAATATTGTTTTCTCACAATTTAACAATGATGGTAATAATAACTACACTGAACTCCCTAGAAAAAATATTGATACTGGGGCTGGCTTAGAGCGTTTAGTTTCGATTTTTCAAGAGGCACCAACAAACTTTGAAACAGATTTGTTTATTCCAACCATTGAAGCAATTGAAAATTTAACTGGCCGAAAATTTTTATACGATTATGAATCAGCTAAAAATCAGAATAATAAATTAAACCCGACAAATACTGCTTTTAAAGTAATTGCAGATCATATTCGTGCTGTTACTTTTGCGATAAGTGACGGAGTTTTCCCTGGTAACAAAGATCGTGGTTATATTATTCGCAGATTAATTCGTCGCAGTAGCGTTTATGGTCGTAAAATTGGTATTAACGATGCCTTCTTATATCGTTTAGTTGACATAGTTATTGGGACAATGAAGGAATTCTATCCATATTTAATTGAAAAACGTAACTTGGTTGTTGAGGCAATCAAAACTGAAGAAAATAAATTTTTAAAAACTTTAACAAAGGGTCAAGAAGCATTGGCAAATATTTTAAAAAAAACTAAGAAGATTTCAGGTAAAGAAGCCTTATTATTATTTGAGTCATATGGTTTTCCAATCGAACTGACTGTTGAACTAGCAAATGAACAAAATGCAATTGTTGATGAAAAAGAATTTCAAAATCTTTTAGAAAAAGCAAAGGAAATTTCGCGTAGTTCTCGCAAGGATTTAAAAGCTTGAGACAAACAAAACGAATTATTTACTAAACTGACAATTCCTTCAAAATTTATTGGGTGAGAAACTGAAACTTGTGAAGCGGAAATTGTTTATATGTTCGCAAACGATCAAGTGATTCAAAGCGCAAACAGTGGGGAAGTTTTTGTAATTTTAAACCAAACACCTTTTTACGCTGAAAAAGGAGGTCAAGCAGCAGATTGTGGACTTCTTATTAAAGGTCATGAAAGTTATACTGTTGTTGATGTTCAAGAGGGACCAAATCACCAAAATATTCATCAAGTAATTTTAAATGGTAGCGAACTAAGGGTTGGGGATAAAATATTTGCCCAAGTTGATTCTGAAAAACGTTATTTTACAATGAAAAATCATTCAGGAACACATATTCTTCACTCTGCGCTTCGAGAAGTTTTAGGAAAAGAAGTAATGCAGTGTGGGAGTTATAACGATGAAAATGGTTTAAGAATTGATATAACATTTAATCGTCAAATCACTGCTGAAGAACAAATGAAAATTCAAAAAGTTGTTGATAGAGAAATCGCTTTAAAAGTACCGCGAGAAGTTTATTTTACATCAATGGATGAAGCTGTTAATAAACATAAGGCATTAGCTTTTTTTACAGAAAAATACGATGGAATTGTAAGAACGGTGAAATTTGGAGACTTTTCATCAGAACTTTGTGGAGGAACTCATGTTGAGAACACAAAAATAATTGAAGATTTAATCATTACATCTGTGGAGTCAAAGAGTGCTGGGGTTTATCGAGTTCACGCCTTAACAAGCAATCAAGCGGTAGAGGCTTTTGTTAAGAACGTTTTTGATAAAATAATTGAAGAATCAAGGATTATTGCAAATAAACATAATGAAAACAAAGATATTTTGAATGATCAAAAAATTTTAGAAATTTACCAAAAAATTATTGATTTAAAAATTAATAAAGACAACATTAACAATCTAAAGATAATGTCAGAGCAATTGAAAATGGAATTTAAAAATTATGATAAAAAGTTACAAGATTTAAAAGTAAATGATTGTATTAAGATTTATCAAAATGTTGAACCAAAACCGAATCAAAAGGGGGTTCCCCAAATTGAGTTAAATGTATCAGATTTAGGTATTAAAGAAATGAAAGCGTTGAGTGATCAGTTAATTAATAAGTATAAAGATTTGATTATCATAATCTGCTCAGTTAATAAAGCTGATAATTTATTAACGGTCGGAGTAAGTGATTCATTAAATAATGAGTATCCAGCAATTGATATTTTTAAAAATTATAAAAATTTAAACCCAAAAGGAGGAGGAAATAAATTCTTCGCTCAGGGTAAATATTAG
- a CDS encoding ABC transporter ATP-binding protein, with protein sequence MEKKRKSFTDVNEYLETPEESKQSALALMKSIKDRRIGFFKLVTIFYGRYFWKSLAIIIALIISSVAIVSMTYIISQLVSQVMFEFGGTTSQSSDTGLNWYWWLTIAFITLIIAAIATWVREKFGGMLGRKIEMDARNAVLSNLINMNIGYYSDKKIGEIMTKLINDTQVLGDEAQLTPANLISIPIIFIGSAISLIIVDWPTAIVALVCTLIFMVIVIFTFNAQSNETERVRKKVTEVNGDSTDRIGAIALIKASGTEKYEQKRLKMINEDYYLSNRKLNSVQATTITIIIMSALSLTLIAITSAILIYRNAENGADQIIRILPSLITGINTLAWPIYTLTGLIPGMARATASTRRVVELIKVDSTLEINEFAPEVKSIEGNIIFKDVVFEYPEKPGIVILPKTQLVLEKGKSYAFVGETGSGKSTISKLLLRFYDPTSGEIIVNGQNLKSLNLSSYLSHVGYVEQEPKILYGDVMYNVRYGNFSATDEEVIEACKKANLHDLVQTWVNGYQTILGERGFIMSGGQKQRLVIARMILKDPQVLILDEATSALDNIVEKEIQKELEKIMVGKTTISIAHRLSTIKNSDQIFVLGSGQGIVQSGTYDELISKPGHFKKLHSAGS encoded by the coding sequence ATGGAAAAGAAAAGAAAGTCATTTACTGATGTGAATGAGTATTTAGAGACTCCAGAAGAATCAAAACAGTCGGCACTAGCCTTAATGAAAAGCATTAAAGATCGTCGAATTGGTTTCTTTAAATTAGTTACGATTTTTTATGGACGATATTTTTGAAAATCTTTAGCAATAATCATAGCATTAATAATTTCATCTGTTGCAATTGTTTCGATGACTTATATTATTTCACAGCTTGTAAGTCAAGTAATGTTTGAATTTGGAGGAACAACTTCTCAATCATCAGATACTGGTCTTAATTGATACTGGTGATTAACAATCGCCTTCATTACTCTTATTATTGCAGCAATTGCGACCTGAGTTAGAGAAAAATTCGGAGGAATGTTAGGCCGTAAAATTGAGATGGATGCAAGAAATGCGGTCTTGTCAAATTTAATTAACATGAATATCGGATACTATTCAGATAAAAAAATTGGTGAAATTATGACAAAGCTAATTAATGACACCCAAGTTCTAGGAGATGAGGCCCAACTAACACCAGCAAACCTAATTAGTATTCCAATTATTTTTATTGGTTCAGCAATTTCTTTAATAATAGTTGACTGACCAACTGCTATTGTTGCCCTGGTTTGTACTTTAATCTTTATGGTTATAGTAATTTTTACTTTTAATGCACAATCAAATGAAACTGAGAGAGTTCGTAAGAAAGTGACAGAAGTGAACGGAGACTCAACAGACCGAATCGGCGCAATTGCACTTATTAAAGCATCAGGAACAGAAAAGTATGAACAAAAACGATTAAAAATGATTAATGAAGACTATTACTTGTCTAATCGAAAACTAAACTCAGTTCAGGCCACAACAATAACAATTATCATAATGAGTGCCTTATCTTTAACTTTAATTGCTATAACTTCAGCAATCTTAATTTATCGAAATGCCGAAAATGGAGCTGACCAAATTATCAGAATTTTACCGTCATTAATAACCGGAATAAACACGTTGGCATGACCAATTTATACTCTAACAGGATTGATTCCAGGAATGGCTCGCGCAACAGCATCAACGCGAAGAGTAGTAGAGCTTATTAAAGTTGATTCTACTTTGGAAATAAATGAATTTGCTCCCGAAGTTAAAAGTATTGAGGGTAATATCATATTCAAAGATGTTGTTTTTGAATATCCAGAAAAACCAGGAATTGTTATTTTACCAAAAACTCAATTAGTACTGGAAAAGGGTAAAAGCTATGCTTTTGTTGGTGAAACTGGAAGTGGGAAATCAACCATTTCAAAACTTTTATTAAGATTTTATGATCCCACAAGTGGAGAGATAATTGTAAACGGCCAAAATTTAAAATCACTAAATTTATCAAGTTATTTGAGTCATGTTGGTTATGTCGAACAAGAACCAAAAATTTTGTATGGCGATGTAATGTATAATGTCAGATATGGAAACTTTTCAGCCACTGATGAGGAAGTAATTGAAGCTTGTAAAAAAGCTAATTTACATGATTTAGTCCAGACTTGAGTTAATGGTTACCAGACAATTTTGGGTGAACGCGGATTTATTATGTCGGGAGGGCAAAAACAACGCCTTGTAATCGCTCGTATGATTTTAAAAGATCCCCAGGTTTTAATTCTGGATGAAGCAACCAGTGCCCTAGATAATATTGTTGAAAAAGAAATTCAAAAAGAGTTAGAAAAAATTATGGTTGGTAAAACTACGATTTCAATTGCCCACCGTTTGAGCACAATCAAAAACTCTGACCAAATTTTTGTTTTAGGTAGTGGACAAGGAATTGTTCAAAGTGGGACTTATGATGAATTAATTAGTAAACCAGGTCACTTTAAAAAACTTCACAGTGCTGGAAGTTAA
- the rplU gene encoding 50S ribosomal protein L21, whose amino-acid sequence MFAILKTGGKQIKVQPGDEIYIEKILGEEGSVVTFSEILMVDDKVGAPFLNGASVKGTVVKQGKEKKLRVVRYHPKKNVNKVYGHRQPFTKVKIDSIQAGGSSKAAQNQNDSAE is encoded by the coding sequence ATGTTTGCAATTTTAAAAACAGGGGGAAAACAAATAAAAGTTCAACCCGGTGATGAAATTTATATTGAAAAAATCTTAGGCGAAGAAGGATCAGTTGTAACTTTTAGTGAAATTCTAATGGTTGATGACAAGGTTGGAGCTCCATTTTTAAATGGCGCTTCAGTTAAGGGTACAGTTGTAAAACAAGGTAAAGAAAAAAAATTACGTGTTGTTAGATACCACCCTAAAAAGAACGTAAATAAAGTTTATGGTCACCGTCAACCGTTCACAAAGGTTAAAATTGATTCTATTCAAGCCGGAGGTTCTTCAAAAGCTGCTCAAAATCAAAACGATTCAGCAGAATAA
- a CDS encoding ribosomal-processing cysteine protease Prp: MIEVKIKKTNSHYQSFVISGHAQSGPYGQDLVCAGVSAIIGGALNAFDKIFSNFVELVVSENKVKILINNLSNEEIQVACQFLHIQLESIYLQYPKNINIQEVS, translated from the coding sequence ATGATTGAGGTTAAAATTAAAAAAACGAACTCACATTATCAAAGCTTTGTAATTTCAGGGCATGCTCAAAGCGGTCCTTATGGACAAGATTTGGTTTGTGCTGGAGTTTCAGCAATCATCGGAGGAGCTTTAAATGCTTTCGATAAAATTTTTAGTAATTTTGTCGAATTAGTTGTTAGTGAAAATAAAGTCAAAATATTGATTAATAATTTAAGTAATGAGGAAATCCAAGTTGCTTGTCAATTTTTACATATTCAATTAGAAAGTATTTATTTGCAATATCCAAAAAATATAAATATACAGGAGGTAAGTTAA
- the rpmA gene encoding 50S ribosomal protein L27 has protein sequence MRFLLSLQFFASKKGVGSTRNGRDSESKRLGAKKADGQFANAGSIIFRQRGTKIHPGQNVGRGGDDTLFALVSGTVRYQKFGKDRTRAVVIPAEAKN, from the coding sequence ATGCGTTTTTTATTAAGTTTACAGTTCTTTGCTTCTAAAAAAGGAGTAGGGTCAACAAGAAACGGAAGAGATTCTGAATCAAAACGTTTAGGAGCTAAAAAAGCTGATGGTCAATTTGCTAATGCAGGATCAATTATTTTTAGACAACGTGGGACTAAAATCCATCCAGGTCAAAATGTTGGGCGCGGTGGAGATGACACTTTGTTTGCTTTAGTATCGGGTACAGTTAGATACCAAAAATTTGGAAAAGACCGTACACGAGCTGTTGTAATTCCAGCTGAAGCAAAAAACTAA
- a CDS encoding J domain-containing protein, with product MTWLLSLIGSFFGMLFLIAIALFIFAFLRASWKNRNTSFGRLFRKNMKAKKRNQPIKIYYFDFEEFFKNFPFNSDFHETEKFLMTKTQDRQKTVKILELIYNCFEDLFLNWSTNESVLLSKFDEIQISSPIKLKNAAYIKYYNDYLDKTSELFLKNFTEKIMPAYIARELGLDCNLIFGVNSFDQVINDSKKIINNYCEQRCREVTLNATREISKMIEDLFGRFQRNFNGSSSFNQSNANRNNQSNWGNQKAEPSELEKAYKIMDVNEKISDRDLKKTYLRLAKEYHPDVNKSVYAKEKMAKINSAYDTICKARGI from the coding sequence ATGACTTGATTATTATCTTTAATTGGTTCTTTTTTTGGGATGTTGTTTTTAATAGCAATTGCACTTTTTATTTTTGCTTTTTTGAGGGCTAGTTGAAAAAACCGGAACACTTCTTTTGGGAGATTGTTTCGCAAAAATATGAAAGCAAAAAAACGAAACCAACCAATCAAAATTTACTACTTTGATTTCGAAGAGTTTTTCAAAAACTTTCCTTTCAATAGTGATTTTCATGAAACCGAAAAATTTTTGATGACCAAAACTCAGGATCGTCAAAAAACTGTTAAAATATTAGAATTAATTTATAATTGTTTTGAAGACTTATTTTTAAACTGGTCTACAAACGAAAGCGTTTTATTATCAAAATTTGATGAGATTCAAATTAGTAGTCCAATAAAACTTAAGAATGCCGCTTATATAAAGTATTACAATGATTACTTAGATAAAACTTCGGAGTTATTTTTAAAAAATTTTACAGAAAAAATCATGCCAGCTTATATTGCTCGGGAATTGGGTCTTGATTGTAATTTAATTTTTGGAGTTAATAGTTTTGATCAAGTTATCAATGATAGTAAAAAAATAATCAACAACTATTGCGAACAAAGATGTCGAGAAGTTACATTAAACGCAACCCGTGAAATCAGCAAAATGATTGAAGATTTATTTGGTCGCTTTCAAAGGAACTTTAATGGATCTAGTTCGTTTAATCAAAGTAATGCAAACAGAAACAATCAGTCAAACTGAGGAAATCAAAAAGCTGAGCCATCAGAACTTGAAAAAGCTTACAAAATTATGGATGTTAATGAAAAAATTAGCGACCGCGACTTAAAAAAAACTTATCTAAGATTAGCCAAAGAATATCACCCAGATGTTAACAAGTCGGTCTATGCAAAAGAGAAGATGGCGAAAATAAATTCAGCTTATGACACCATTTGCAAGGCTCGAGGAATTTAA
- a CDS encoding aldo/keto reductase, producing the protein MNKILKNDIILNNGVKMPQIGLGTYKMTDETITKDAIIFALKLGYRNLDTAQIYKNHKIVAQAIKESGIPRNEIFITSKIWITDFRDAKIAFQRILDELEIEYLDLCLLHWFAPNWRDAYLVLEEEYKNKRIHAIGVSNFLEEHLEELLTTTSVIPAVNQVELHPQLPCVALTDYCQKKGIAITSWQTIMRGEIDKVPYIQEISKKYNATPAQVALKWAWQRGIIIIPKSVTFSRIEENANLGFFELTEEEIKKINDLGPELRLGPNPNNWEEL; encoded by the coding sequence ATGAATAAAATACTTAAAAATGACATTATTTTAAATAATGGTGTAAAAATGCCACAAATTGGTTTAGGAACATATAAAATGACAGATGAAACTATTACAAAGGATGCAATTATTTTTGCCTTAAAATTAGGTTATCGTAATCTAGATACAGCTCAAATTTACAAGAATCATAAAATTGTTGCTCAAGCAATAAAAGAGTCAGGAATTCCTAGAAATGAAATTTTCATAACTTCAAAAATATGAATTACAGACTTTCGTGATGCCAAAATCGCATTTCAAAGAATTTTGGATGAATTGGAAATTGAATATTTAGATTTATGCTTATTGCATTGGTTTGCACCAAATTGAAGAGATGCTTATCTCGTGCTTGAAGAGGAATACAAAAATAAACGTATTCATGCAATCGGGGTTTCAAACTTTTTGGAAGAACATCTAGAAGAGTTATTAACTACAACTTCGGTTATTCCAGCGGTTAATCAAGTAGAATTACACCCGCAATTGCCCTGCGTTGCCCTAACTGATTATTGTCAAAAAAAAGGAATTGCAATAACTTCATGACAAACAATTATGCGTGGAGAAATTGATAAAGTTCCTTATATTCAAGAAATTTCAAAAAAATATAATGCTACTCCCGCACAAGTTGCACTAAAATGAGCTTGACAACGTGGAATAATAATAATTCCAAAATCAGTCACTTTTTCAAGAATTGAAGAAAACGCCAATTTAGGGTTTTTTGAATTAACAGAAGAAGAAATCAAAAAAATTAATGATTTAGGTCCAGAACTACGTCTTGGTCCAAACCCAAATAATTGAGAAGAACTATAA
- a CDS encoding Sapep family Mn(2+)-dependent dipeptidase: MKIDNSKLKTEYFPKALKVLQDCIAIPSYLQKSELDAPFGPGVKKVLDFIIKTCQDLGFKTKIGKDFKYGYADYGEGEKLLAILCHLDVVPPGNLEEWIAPPFVPTISDGVLFGRGSLDDKGPTIMNIFAVKYLMDNNFIPDYKIRLVFGLSEETTWECMQSYIANEQIADIGYTPDGQFPLVYAEKWILDCDISANNPINYEVLGGDAYNVVNDIVKYKGPKQKEISEYLKKHKISTAWENDFLVVKGKSAHGSLPERGINAGTWLFKAMFENGIKDAWSDFIANQCHQNFQMERFFGDLTDESGKLTANIGIFEFNNQSQRLTFNFRIPVHCNVEEQIINIFNDFCKKNGFNYATKAIEPRVYMSKDSELVKKIMSVYQEVTGDLKATPAAIGGGTFAKAMPNVVAFGAEFDLENSSMHSYNESIKVSELEMMLEIYTKSLVKLAKF, from the coding sequence ATGAAAATTGACAACAGTAAATTAAAGACTGAATATTTCCCGAAAGCCTTAAAGGTTCTTCAAGACTGTATTGCCATCCCATCTTATTTACAAAAATCTGAATTGGATGCGCCATTTGGCCCGGGAGTAAAAAAAGTTTTGGATTTCATTATAAAAACATGCCAAGATTTAGGATTCAAAACTAAAATAGGAAAAGACTTCAAATATGGCTATGCTGATTATGGGGAGGGGGAAAAACTGTTAGCAATTCTTTGTCACTTAGATGTTGTTCCTCCAGGAAATTTGGAAGAATGAATAGCGCCCCCATTTGTACCAACCATAAGTGATGGGGTTTTGTTTGGCCGTGGTTCACTTGATGATAAAGGCCCAACCATAATGAACATTTTTGCTGTGAAATATTTAATGGATAACAATTTTATTCCAGATTATAAAATTAGACTAGTTTTTGGTCTCTCTGAGGAAACCACTTGGGAGTGTATGCAAAGCTACATTGCCAATGAACAAATTGCAGATATTGGTTATACCCCTGACGGTCAGTTCCCTCTAGTTTATGCAGAGAAATGAATTTTAGATTGTGATATTAGCGCTAACAACCCTATAAACTACGAAGTGCTTGGTGGAGACGCTTACAATGTTGTTAATGATATTGTAAAATATAAAGGTCCTAAACAAAAAGAAATTAGCGAATATTTAAAAAAACACAAAATTTCTACAGCCTGAGAAAATGACTTTCTTGTTGTTAAGGGCAAGTCAGCGCATGGTAGTTTGCCAGAGCGAGGAATAAACGCAGGGACTTGACTTTTCAAAGCAATGTTTGAAAATGGTATTAAAGATGCTTGAAGTGATTTTATCGCAAATCAATGTCATCAAAATTTCCAAATGGAGCGATTTTTTGGTGACTTAACCGATGAATCAGGAAAACTAACAGCAAATATTGGTATTTTTGAGTTTAACAATCAAAGCCAGCGACTAACCTTTAATTTTCGTATTCCGGTTCATTGTAATGTTGAAGAACAAATTATTAATATTTTTAACGATTTTTGTAAAAAAAATGGTTTTAACTATGCAACCAAAGCGATAGAACCCCGTGTTTATATGAGCAAAGATAGTGAACTGGTCAAAAAAATTATGAGCGTTTATCAAGAGGTAACCGGTGACTTGAAAGCCACTCCCGCAGCAATTGGTGGAGGAACTTTTGCCAAAGCAATGCCAAATGTTGTTGCCTTTGGAGCTGAATTTGATTTAGAAAATTCTTCGATGCATTCTTATAATGAATCGATAAAGGTTTCAGAATTGGAAATGATGCTAGAGATTTACACTAAGTCACTGGTCAAACTAGCTAAATTTTAA
- the rplJ gene encoding 50S ribosomal protein L10 encodes MSRPAHAKKNEVVKEIVDRLKNQQGMVIAEYKKISVAQITEMRKVALERNIFIKVYKDSLFSRAAEELKIEGLNPYLTGQNVYIFSNEESIAPAKLVDEFSKKFPELKLKAGIYEGQVLDTVGVNELASLPSKEELYSMFASSLIYPLRQFMLLTKEIAKTRAE; translated from the coding sequence ATGTCAAGACCAGCTCATGCTAAAAAGAATGAAGTTGTTAAAGAAATTGTTGATCGTTTAAAAAACCAACAAGGAATGGTAATTGCTGAATACAAAAAAATTAGCGTTGCTCAAATTACTGAAATGAGAAAAGTGGCACTTGAAAGAAATATCTTTATTAAAGTTTATAAAGATTCATTATTTTCAAGAGCTGCTGAGGAATTAAAAATTGAAGGGTTAAACCCGTACTTAACAGGACAAAATGTTTATATTTTTTCAAATGAAGAATCAATTGCTCCAGCTAAATTAGTAGATGAATTTAGCAAAAAATTCCCAGAACTAAAATTAAAAGCTGGAATCTATGAAGGACAAGTACTAGATACTGTTGGTGTAAATGAACTTGCATCATTACCTTCAAAAGAAGAACTTTACTCAATGTTTGCATCATCACTGATTTACCCATTGCGTCAGTTCATGTTATTAACAAAAGAAATCGCAAAAACCAGAGCAGAATAA
- the rplL gene encoding 50S ribosomal protein L7/L12: MAITKDDIIKALEEMKLAELNDLVKAIEDHFGVVAAAAVAAPAAGGAAAAAPTEVNVLLTNAGAQKVQVIKVVKELTGLGLMDAKKLVDGELPVTIKENVKVEDAEKMKEELMAAGASVDLK; this comes from the coding sequence ATGGCAATCACAAAAGATGATATTATCAAAGCTTTAGAAGAAATGAAATTAGCTGAATTAAACGATTTAGTTAAAGCAATCGAAGACCACTTCGGTGTAGTTGCAGCAGCAGCAGTTGCAGCACCAGCAGCAGGTGGAGCAGCCGCAGCAGCACCAACAGAAGTTAATGTTTTATTAACAAATGCAGGAGCACAAAAAGTACAAGTAATTAAAGTAGTTAAAGAATTAACTGGTTTAGGACTAATGGATGCTAAAAAATTAGTTGATGGTGAATTACCAGTAACTATTAAAGAAAACGTAAAAGTTGAAGATGCAGAAAAAATGAAAGAAGAATTAATGGCAGCGGGAGCTTCTGTTGATCTTAAATAA
- a CDS encoding CatB-related O-acetyltransferase, with translation MEVKKQFGPNPNEPLNKYLGTDFLKIYITNPNIEIGDYTYYSSLKSQQDLVNFQNENILYHFPFVGDKLIIGKFCQIGYKTKFIMKGANHGLNRISTYPFSIMGSGWEQQESFISNKGDIIVGHDVWFGYNSTIMPGVKIGNGAVIGTNALVTKDVPDYAIVGGNPAKIIRFRYNKKTIKKLNQIAWWDWDIKKITENLELLASNKIDKLMEKI, from the coding sequence GTGGAAGTTAAAAAACAATTTGGTCCCAATCCTAATGAACCATTAAATAAATATTTAGGAACAGATTTTTTAAAAATTTATATTACCAATCCCAATATTGAAATTGGAGATTATACCTATTACTCATCTTTAAAGTCACAACAAGATTTAGTTAATTTTCAAAACGAAAATATCTTATATCACTTTCCCTTTGTTGGGGACAAGTTGATTATTGGTAAATTTTGCCAAATTGGCTATAAAACAAAGTTTATTATGAAGGGTGCCAACCATGGTTTAAACAGAATTTCAACCTATCCTTTTAGTATAATGGGTAGTGGTTGAGAACAACAAGAATCATTTATTTCCAATAAAGGAGATATTATTGTTGGCCATGATGTCTGATTTGGTTACAATTCAACAATTATGCCGGGTGTAAAAATCGGCAATGGGGCGGTTATTGGTACTAATGCTCTTGTGACAAAAGATGTTCCAGATTATGCCATTGTTGGAGGCAATCCAGCCAAAATAATCAGATTTCGTTATAATAAGAAAACTATTAAAAAATTAAATCAAATCGCTTGATGAGATTGAGATATTAAAAAGATTACAGAAAATCTTGAGTTATTAGCTTCTAATAAAATAGATAAACTAATGGAGAAAATTTAA